The DNA segment GAAGAGCTGCACGCAGGGGTCCCCCGCGTTCTCCCCCTTGAGGAACTTCTCGGCGAACCAGCGGTTGAAGCACTGGTCATACTCGCGCTTCAGCTCCGTGCACGCCTCCCCCACGCTGTTCATGGCGGAGCCGCAGGCCCAGGGAAGCGACCGGGCCTTACGCCGCCCTTCCCGCCGCTGCTGCTAAGAAGTGCGACGTTCCCAAGTGACGTATTTCCCGTTCACCTTGGACGCTAGTGAGCGCAGCGCTATGACGCACATCCGCTCGGCTGCCTAAGAGTGGATCCCGGATGCGGAAGtccggaggggtgggggggggaatgtgggCTCTGCGGTTCGGCCGCTACATCAGGGGCGCTCCCCTAGGAGGAGGCTCGCACTGGGCCGGCCTTTCCTTAGGAAGCCGCTTCACGCAGGCTGCTTCGGGACGGAGCGACAGCCGGCAGGAAGCGGCGGGGGACCCACGGCAGAGAGGCCTGGTGAGACCCCGGAGCTACAGAGGAGGGGTTGGGTCCGTGCCCATGATATCCGAGTGGTCTTCATACATTGCGGGCCTTATAGCAAGACACGTGGGGACATCGGCTGCCAGccccaggagggaaggagaagcgGGGATTCTGTCATGAATGGGATGTTTAATCGActgcccccatccaacctccATACAAGCGGTGGCAGTAGCATAGAGACGCCTTGTAGGAGTGGTGGTGAAAGAGTGACCGTTATAAGCGGAAGCCTAGCATTATGGCAGCAGAATACATAACACTGGATAGGTCAGTCTCCACTCTGTGGACCGGAGCAAATCCCAAAGTTGCGTACAGGGATCAGGATCCATTCAAGGGGCTACACTTAGGGTATTGTCACATACAAATACAGCAAGGAGACCGTAGCTAGAAGACAGAATTTCTAACTTTTATTAGTCAAATGAAAAGCTGCAAAATAATAGATTACAAAATATAATCCACTTTTTAAGTCAAATTAATAAGCATGAGTATTAAATCAGCTAGCAAGTTTCAGACAGCAAATGTTGTTTAATGTTTAAAGCATACGACTGGGAGttagactcctgggttctgaacCACAACCTTATTTGTTCCTTTGGCAAGTCACAATTTCAGTTGGCTTCCCTGTccttaaagcattttgagatgccCTGAGCTGCAAAAGTGCAAACTATATTTTGGTTTGCATCTTCTGATTCATCACTACAGCCAATCTTTCAACTTTATTTCTTAGTACATGTGGGTTTAGTTTCATTCTCTCTAGAACTAATTTCCCCTACAAAACAGAATCCATTTACAAGTATTTAAGACAATGTGTCTATAATCTGAGATTATTCACGCTAAATATTCAAACTGCTGTTGCATATTTATCATTGCCCACCTCTTCCACTTTAGGTCTACCAGAACCCAACATGGCAGCATGTGGAACAGAGACCACTCCCTCAGGTATGGtgaattcagcaaaacatttaaacataGACCTGGCCAATGTAACTTTCTTCTGTTAGCTAGTAATTGCAAATTTGAGAGGAAATAATGGTAAAATTAATCAAATCAAAACTCAGGACAGTTtctctaaaccaggggtctcaaagtcccggcccgtGGGCCATCTGCAGCCCGAGAACTTCCCCACTACAGCCCGTGCAGGAGAGACACATGCGGACATACTGCTGGCAACATCTGCTGCAGGCActgtcccccacagctcccaatggctaggggagagggacagagataccatcactagttgccgggccgagtcagccatggaggcagcatcattagttgccaggcagagtcagccatggaggcagagtcacttttttccccacaatgaatataaacaagtcaaaatagcaaacacaactatctgatgcacaccttgctgcaatcctgaagttttcaactgctcagtcacggaggccaaacatcaacaaactgacagaactgaagcgttaCCAGATGTCTGACAAACACTAAACTCCCCagcaggcgaagaattgtataaaattttatgacaattttattatttctaagaaatttgaaataaaaaatacagtataaacgttttttctgaacaccatcttcagtgatgttattggcccgctgggaggatttgaggactggcactggccctaaggtaaattgagtttgagacccctgctctaaactcTATACCCAACAGTGCTGCCAAGTTAGTGCAGATTGGAACTTGGAAGACAGAGCTACACAAAATCAGTTTAATTTGAAAATTAATGACAACCTAAATAATTAAACTAACCCGATGGTGTTCTGGGGCAGCATTTGTTTAAATCAAGTGTTCTTGTGATAGCATGATAGTTCACAGATCACTCAAACTTAGACAGatctcagctgctataaattgtcaggctccactaaagtcaacagaACAATGATAGTTTACCcaagttgaggatctgccccacatTGCTAGGTCTATGGAGAGAAGATCAATGGCTGCGGTAATGCATTCTATGGttcctctagctcagtggttctcaaccaggggcacgtagaggtcttccagggggtacatcaactcatctagctatttgcctagttttacaacaggctatgtaaAAAGCACTGCCaatgtcagtacaaactaaaatttcacacaatgacctgtttatgctgctctatatactatacactaaaa comes from the Chelonia mydas isolate rCheMyd1 chromosome 15, rCheMyd1.pri.v2, whole genome shotgun sequence genome and includes:
- the TRIAP1 gene encoding TP53-regulated inhibitor of apoptosis 1; this encodes MNSVGEACTELKREYDQCFNRWFAEKFLKGENAGDPCVQLFKRYQLCVQKAIKEKDIPIEGLEFMGPRKGKAENSS